One Carassius auratus strain Wakin unplaced genomic scaffold, ASM336829v1 scaf_tig00026011, whole genome shotgun sequence DNA window includes the following coding sequences:
- the LOC113078572 gene encoding equilibrative nucleoside transporter 1-like, whose protein sequence is MEPQVPKDKYNGVWLIFFMLGLGTLLPWNFFMTATMYFTSRLADPLSEANVSVNATEEDSRSVLQAKFNNVMTLCAMVPLLVFTCLNSVLHQRIPQKIRIAGSLTAILLVFLLTAILVKVDLDPLAFFIITMIKIICINSFGAVLQGSLFGMAGLLPASYTTPIMSGQGLAGTFAAFAMICAIASGSAMHDSAFGYFITACFVISLAIASYAVLPRLAFFQYYQESQQSKADEDEENKMDLLKKDERPKSAGDDGKQTPSMLAIFKKIWVMAFSVCFAFAITIGTFPAVTVDVKSTVADGGRWEMYFIPVSCFLLFNVFDWLGRSLTAVWTWPGKDSKLLPGLLAARVIFVPLFMLCNVQPRHNLPIYFSHDGWFIGFMILFAFSNGYLASLCMCFGPKKVEASEAETAGAIMAFFLSLGLALGASLSFVFRALV, encoded by the exons ATGGAGCCTCAGGTGCCCAAAGACAA ATATAACGGCGTGTGGTTGATTTTCTTCATGCTGGGTTTGGGGACGCTTCTGCCGTGGAATTTCTTCATGACAGCCACTATG TATTTCACCAGTCGTCTCGCAGATCCTCTCAGTGAAGCGAATGTCTCTGTGAACGCGACTGAAGAAGACTCGCGGAGCGTCTTACAGGCCAAGTTTAATAATGTGATGACGCTGTGTGCGATGGTTCCTCTGCTGGTCTTCACCTGCCTCAACTCAGTGCTTCACCAGAG AATCCCTCAGAAGATCCGGATCGCAGGAAGTCTGACGGCCATTCTGCTGGTGTTCCTGCTCACCGCCATCCTGGTGAAAGTAGATTTGGATCCGCTGGCGTTCTTCATCATCACCATGATTAAAATCATCTGCATTAACT CGTTCGGAGCGGTTCTTCAGGGAAGTCTGTTTGGGATGGCCGGTCTCCTGCCAGCGTCCTACACCACACCCATCATGAGCGGACAGGGGCTCGCAGGAACCTTCGCTGCTTTCGCCATGATCTGTGCCATCGCCA GTGGTTCTGCTATGCATGACAGTGCTTTTGGATACTTCATCACAGCGTGTTTCGTTATCTCTCTTGCAATCGCATCGTATGCTGTTCTTCCTAGACTG GCGTTTTTTCAGTACTATCAGGAGAGTCAGCAGAGCAAAGCAGATGAGGACGAGGAGAACAAGATGGATCTGCTGAAGAAAG ATGAGCGGCCGAAGAGCGCTGGAGACGACGGCAAACAAACACCGTCCATGCTGGCCATCTTTAAGAAG ATCTGGGTTATGGCCTTCTCTGTGTGCTTTGCCTTCGCCATCACCATCGGCACGTTTCCTGCGGTCACTGTGGACGTCAAATCTACTGTTGCTGATGGAGGACGGTGGG AGATGTACTTCATCCCAGTGTCTTGTTTCCTGTTGTTTAACGTGTTTGATTGGCTGGGTCGCAGCCTTACAGCAGTCTGGACGTGG CCTGGGAAAGACAGTAAGCTGCTGCCGGGTCTGTTAGCGGCCCGTGTGATTTTCGTCCCTCTCTTCATGCTCTGTAATGTCCAGCCTCGCCACAATCTGCCCATCTACTTCTCACACGACGGCTGGTTCATCGGCTTCATGATCCTCTTTGCCTTTTCTAATGGATATCTGGCCAGTCTGTGCATGTGCTTCGGACCCAA GAAGGTGGAGGCGAGCGAGGCGGAGACGGCCGGAGCCATCATGGCCTTCTTCCTGTCTCTGGGTCTGGCTCTGGGAGCGTCTCTGTCGTTTGTGTTTCGAGCGCTCGTCTGA